GAAATTGCTTATGACATGGTCTACGGGGCAATGGAATTGAGGCCGTTATAGACAGATGGTATGAAAATTATGTCAGGTTTAAATATTGGGGTACCAATGTGATAATTTTTAAATGCAATGCACCAAAGTGATGAATGCACTTTATGTTGGGTAccatttgtaaaattttctctatAATTTGAGAAATCTATATTAGAGGTTTTAACTGGATTTTAAGATGATTTACataggatttgaatttattttgagATATTAGTACTACAGAAGGGGTTATAAGTATTTTTAAGAAATTATATTGCATCCTCAGTTTTTTTCtgtaaaattaaatttgggaaagcattatattttattttaggattaaataattgttactcctcatacttttcacTGAAAAAACAGTTTAATCCCTCGGCTTTTAAATTTAACAGGTAAGTCCTTAAGCTCTCATTTCTCACACTTAAGGTCCATGTCGTCCAATACCCAAAAAAGTTTGTTAAGTTGCCAACATGGCAAATACTGCGTTGCAAGCTCAGCTGGATGCCTGCCACGTCAGTATAAAATGTCCAAATTACCCATGGCCTAATTTCACCCTTCTTGATCCCAAAttcccaccaaaacatatatgaaGCAGCCAAAAAGAAACTAAAGTTTGATCCCAAAGAAAAATCTGGACACATTGTAGCAGAAATATTGATCAGATTCAAAACGATACCAAAAATAGTCAAAAAGTACAATGAAACCGGCAACTTTCCTTCATTCATAATGGTCCCAAAAATACAAAGGTTTTGCAGCATAATCCAGCCCTAAAACAAAGCTCTAatttaccaaaaacaaaaatcagagCATTACATCCTCAATGGTTCAGAAAACTAACATAGCTCTAATCATCTTATCAAAAGATTAGAGCTAGCAACCAAGTGACACAGCACAAGGCTGCCCAAAACAAGAGGATGTCTAATTCATTTGTTGGGCAGCTCAACTAATATTCCATTTCAATAACTAATTTCCATCTCCTTTACCTGAATTGTTCTTGATCCTTTGTGAAGACCTTGATGGTATTGCAACCTTGTCTCTTGATGCCCTAGAAGGTTGTACAGGCCTTGAACTGATGCTGGCAGATGTAGCTTGTATGGATCTTGATGTTGTAGAGGCATTTGGGGTAGTTGGAGGCCTTGGTCCAGTATTTGCACTACTAGATTTTGGAGGCCTTCCTCTTGCAGGTCTGTTTGCATCAAGCCTTGCTGCCCTCAAGTTAGCCATCTTTTTCTGGACACACATTAATTTAGAGGCATATGAATCAAGACAGTCCATTAGAGCAAACATATACAAAACATCTATATAATCAAGTGGATTATTACCCTTTGATACTCAACCCTCTCCTTGGCTTTTTGCCTCAACTCATTTGCAGTCGTAGGTgcttttttccctttctttgacTGCAGCAAGTAACAACCATATTAAATCACAAAATTAAAGCATTTCAATTAGCAAACCAAGTCATATACCAGAAACACCTGCCCTCACCATATTTTGGGAACTTTCTCCCTCATCCGTGTTGAGCTTCCTCTTCTTGATATCGACAGCTGAAGTCTTCTTTCCCTTACTTGGCAAATGTCTTTGATAGGTTGTCATATTGTGACCTTCTTGGCCACATATTGTGACCTTCTCGGCCACAGTTGCTACACTTAAGGGATCTTTATATTCTTCCAATTTTTCCAGTACCATTGATGACCACCTCTGAAACATCCTTAATCCTTTTTGTCTTCGGCCTATCAGGCTGCCTTGTATATTGTGGAGGTAGGATACTTGGACCATCACCCTTGGACCACATGTCCATGGTATTAACTGGCTGAATGAGGTGACTGTAGATACTCATGTACGTCTTCTTGAGATAGCAAGGAGCAATGTAGTCATCGGGTTCAGCCCTCATGCCATTAATTGCACAAATGGCATGTTTGCAAGGGATGCCGGTTAAGTCCCATCTTCGGCAAGTGCAAGTCCTCAAGTTAGTGTCCACAACATTTTTGGTGCCATCAATATTCTCAATCCCAGATTTGCCACCACCATTGAATGTTGGGATGCAATCCTCCACAGCTTTCACCTTATTCTTCTCAATGATATTCCTTGCTTTGGGGCATACATTTCCATGGTAAGCCTCCATTTTGTCCCTTCGAGTATGAATCCTCCTCATTAGCTTCAATCTTATCTCTTCTAATATAGTGACAGGGGGCTTGCCCCTTGCGTCCAAGATCAATGCATTGAAACTCTCACAACCATTGTTGATGAGCATGTCACAATCATAACCAGCAGGGAAGTATGCCCTTGACCAATGTTTTTGGGGCCTCTCGGgctctgcaaaaaaaaaaaaaagatattcaTGCATACAAAgtcagaagtcagaaccaaTTAGTCCACAGAAAACTAAAATACACTAAAATACTAAGTCAAGACATTTATCGAGAACACATCACCTGACAACCATTTATAAGCATCCATATCAAGGGTCTTCAtctcctccatctccttctgaaaCTAAGGCAAAGTGGTTGCCTTTGCACACTTCCACATCTGATCTTTCATAACTTTTCCAAGAAACTTCTTGGTGATGTTAGTCGACAAATGTCTTGCACAAATCTTGATCTGTGCAGATGGAACCACCTCTTGTAATGCAGGTTTCAAACCTTTTTGCTTATCACTTATGAATATCCAACCTCTACCATTATTCTCACAGCTCAGATCCTTGCACAACAACTATAAAAACCAAATTCAAGAGTCCTTTGTCTCCAACTCAACCGTTGCATAAACAACAACCCATGAAGTGTTGTTAGCATCAATTCCGACAGCAGTTAGCAGTTGGCCACCAAAACATGTCTTCAAATGAGCTCCATCCAAACCAATCAATGATCTGCAACCTGCCTTGAATCCATTCTTCAAAGCTCCCAAGCAAATGTACAACCTCTTGAAAACAGGTGCCTTCTCGGAGTTGCTGAAGTTACAAACCAAGTCAATTGTGGTTCCTGGATCAGCCCTTTGAAGTTCCTTCCCATAATCAGCCAGCCTTGCATACTGCTCCTTGATGCCCCCTTCTACTTCTAACAATGCAGCTCTCTTTGCTCTATAGGCCATACTTTTGGAAACACCTGCCCTAATGCTTGCTGACATAGTCTTAGCCAAATTCTCTACATTATCAAACAACAGTGAATCAGTTTAAAAAGTGAAACAGAACCAACAATTTGTGTCTAAAATTGTTTCGAATGTATACCTGGTTTTGTGGCTTCATTAAGAGCAATTTGATCCTTGAACTTGGCTGTTAAGTATTTCTGCGTCACCATGCTATTGTTAAACTTTCTATAGCAGTTATGCATGGGATTGTACCTCTTTATCATCAAGGTACTTTCATGCTGCATCTTGGAAGCAAACAACTCAAAAGGACAGTTGTTTTCCTTGCAGACCACCCTCAACCTTATCTTATCATTATTTATGTAGACATACTTCCACCCTCCTTGGATTGCCTTCTCCCTCAATGCATCCCTCAAAATCTGTATAGTTGCAAATTGCATCTTTAAACAGAAATTGGGCTTCTTCATATCTGTGCTTGGGTTGAATTATATACCAACTTCCTCCAACTCCCCATCTGAATTAATTGCATATTGCGTCCTttcttcatcagaatcatcaacCCTATACatatcctcatcatcatcatcatcccccATATCAGGTGTAGTAGACTCTAAACCACTAGTACCACTACTTCCTACCCCTGAACCCTTACCCTTAGTAGCCTCATCTAACTGGGCTTCCTCCAACCAGTCCTCCTCATCAGTACCATAATGCTTGTAGTCTTCGTTATCAAATTGTGGATCATAATCACCATATGTACTACTATCCCCATCCTCACTCAACTCTTTCGGCTCAATCTCGAAAGATTGAAGATAATCCATATCATCTATCAGTTTGTCACTGCACTGCACACCACCTGAACTGCTAGTCCCTACAGTACCACTGCCAGTTACCCCACCTGAACTACACGGTACACCAAATCCAGGATACTCCAACAGCAATGGTTTTTTAACTAACCTTTCATCCACTAGTTTACCTTTACCCTTGTCTTTTGCATCTCCTCTAGCAACACAACTTCCTTGAGTAGGACACACGTCATCAATTTCTTTAAAAATCACCCCCTTGCTTCTGCTTGGTCTAAGCTCAGCTGGCAGCTCCTTGAAGACACAACTTGGAGGCTTCTTAGGCTCATCAGGCAGCTCCTCTATCACCACACTGCTGCCTTGACTAAATAAGAAGTCCTCCTATATGTAGATGtcctcatcatcttcctcaaaaacACCCTTAACCTCCATGTGATCCAAGTATAGTGTAATTATCCTAACCAGGGGCACTGCCCTACACATTGTCACAACATCACCGTCGGATTCCAGTCTGGTCAATGGATTATGCTCATCACCCACCCTATACCAGTAGTCAATTTTCTGATCAGAATAGCCTTGATTAAGCTACCTAACCATGTTATCAACTTCTACTAAGGACATCCTGTTCTTGTCTACGTTATCATAGAAGTCAACATTCCATCCTACATAGTCATTGTTTAGTATGCAGCCTCTATGAAAAACTTTCATGGTGAAATAGTCGGGGTGAGCTGCAAAACAGTGAATGATAATCAATTAGCATGCACGCAAAAAAAGATAATCCAACTACTTATTATACTTGGCCATAAAGAGGTAAACGCCAAACATATCCCTTTATAGCCATATAGGACCACTAGCCCACAAATTGGACCACAACCAACAATTCCACTATCACTGCAATATTAAAAGCAGTTGCACTTTCTACTTTCAACCTTGACAAAACTAACAATATTAAAATCCAACCAACCCATTTTAATAAGACAATAACCATGGTTATCCATTCTGCAGCTAAAGTCATGCATACAAAGAaattttcatacccaaaatccCTAGACCCAAAATCCAGAAACCAATAAAGAAATAAACACCAATTTTAAAATTACCAAACCCTAGAACTCGAAACCCTAACCAAAAGTTTAAAACCCAAAAATTTTTAAGACGACAAAACCAAATCCTTTATCAATAGCTTAGAGAACAACCTAGAAAGCACGAAAAGTTTAAAACCCCCAAaaatttttgaaaccctagtaTGGAAACAATCGAGCCATACAAAGTAGGATTTAAATCATTTCGATTCTAAAATAGAACTCACAATATTGTGGGATATCATCATTGCCGCCTTCTACATCTCGAGGAACCCAGATATCCTCGTCTACCATCCCAGCCACATCTACCTCTCTCTATCCGCCGCCAACAACCTTGGATTCCACTCAGGTTTTCACTATAGTCTTAGATGATAAGTGATTCGAGCTTCGAGCTTCGAGATATGAGATTATGGATGCAGATTTTTGGGGTTAAGAGGTAACAATGGTTTAGgagtgattttgaatttttagggttttttttttgggggaaaTGGGGAACGGGCTGATTCGAAACGGGGTTAGGTTAGGGTTGAATTCGATTCGGGGCATTTCCGACATTTTACGGTCTATCTGGCTTATATGGAACTGGGGTGGTGTCAGAACGTTTGCCACGTCAGGCGGATAACGAAGATATTGGACGGCGTGGACCTTAAGTGTGAGAAATGAGAGCTTAAGGACTTGCTTGTTAAATTTAAAAGCCGAGGGACTAAACTATTTTTCAgtgaaaagtatgaggagtaacaagtatttaatcctttattttatgttgtcttcattgaaattatttattttccatccactcacactaacagttttttaaaaatatttttccctaagcttttctgttttttgtgTCCAGTCTGCAGATAGGTTGAGGTCGAGCGTGAATAGGTGTTGAGGCATAGTGCCCACCACTTCCATCTTCATGGTAGGCTATTGTCTAACCTACTTATGTAATATATCGATTCAatccttagattgctctgatcacCAGCATATTGAATTGAGTTATAAAGTTAAACattgtgaatttgattttggCTATTGGGATCCTTGGTTTAAAATCTTGTTTacagatttttttcttttgggtaatCCACTTtaaggggaagttccgccaaatttttggtataatttttcCTAAGGTGGGCTCTGCAGGGCCATTTCGGATTTCAGGATGAAATCAGGGGCAGGTCTTGTCATGCAGGGAGCAGTTGGACTTGGCAGGTGGGCTCTTGCAATCATTTTGTTGGCTGGGTTGGTGATTGGGCCTGAAATGGGTCATTGGGCATCATTGGCctgcttttatttttcttgttttcttttattattattttttagtagGTTGTGGCTTTATGCCATATATAAGTCCCTACCGATCTGTGGTAGTGCGATGTGGGCTTTGTCTCGAATTGTACACTTTGTATGCCTTGTCTAccctaggtaggcggcgagttccttacttTGCCCATGATGCTTAAATAGCCTTGTCTGAAGAATGGCG
This portion of the Rosa chinensis cultivar Old Blush chromosome 1, RchiOBHm-V2, whole genome shotgun sequence genome encodes:
- the LOC112165999 gene encoding uncharacterized protein LOC112165999, producing the protein MKKPNFCLKMQFATIQILRDALREKAIQGGWKYVYINNDKIRLRVVCKENNCPFELFASKMQHESTLMIKRYNPMHNCYRKFNNSMVTQKYLTAKFKDQIALNEATKPENLAKTMSASIRAGVSKSMAYRAKRAALLEVEGGIKEQYARLADYGKELQRADPGTTIDLVCNFSNSEKAPVFKRLYICLGALKNGFKAGCRSLIGLDGAHLKTCFGGQLLTAVGIDANNTSWVVVYATVELETKDS